Below is a genomic region from Granulibacter bethesdensis CGDNIH1.
GCTGGCAGGGGAAGATGCTGAACATCCATCCCAGCCTGCTGCCCGCTTTTCCCGGCCTGCACACGCATCGCCGCGCACTGGAAACGGGGGTCAAGCTGCATGGCTGCACCGTGCATCTGGTCACGCAGATCATGGATGAGGGGCCGATCCTTGCCCAGGCCGCCGTACCGGTACTGCCGGACGATACCGAGGACGCTCTGGCAGACCGGGTCCTGGCCCAGGAACACGTTCTGTATCCCATGGCCCTGCGGAACTGGCTGGAACAGGACCGGAAAGCCGCTCCTGCGGATGCCGTGCTGCTCAATCCCGTGCCGTCAGCCTGACGTCACGCGTGCAGTCAGGCTCTTGCAGTCAGGCAACAGCAATTCTAGAAACACGATCAGTCATAGCCGATCAAACAAAACTGGCCCTCCCAAAGGCCAGCCTTGCAAGGGGGACGTCATGTCGCAGCCTTCAGCCACTTATGCCCGGGCGCCGATCACCAGCGTCGACGACCTGCTGGCCGACCGCAAGCGCGTTTATGCGCATTTCGTGACGGGTGCCAAGGTCGGGATCGCTGCGGTCGCCATCATTCTGGCGCTAATGGGCATCTTCCTCACCTGAGCGTTTGTCAGGGATTCATCCCATCAAAAAGGCCGGTGCCGCCTTCTGCGCGGACCGGCCTTTTTTTAGTGCCCCCGTCCATTCCCGCCCGGCACCAAAGCACAGGGCGGGAACATGCGGCGAAGCGTGATCAGGCGACGATTTCGCTGCCTGCGAAGAAATAGGCGATCTCGATCGCCGCGTTCTCGGCACTGTCGGAACCATGCACGGAGTTGGCTTCGATGCTCTCGGCGAACTGGGCGCGAATGGTGCCGGCATCGGCCTTCTTCGGATCGGTGGCACCCATCAGCTCGCGGTTGCGGGCCACGGCGTTCTCGCCTTCCAGCACCTGCACCACAACCGGGCCGGAGATCATGAAGCTGACCAGATCGTTGAAGAACGGGCGTTCGCGATGCACGCCATAGAACGCCTCGGCCTGGGCCTGGGACAGCTGAACGCGCTTCTGGGCGACGATGCGCAGGCCGTTCTCCTCAAACACCGCATTGATGCGGCCGGTCAGGTTCCGACGGGTCGCGTCGGGCTTAATGATGGAAAACGTACGCTCGATCGCCATGATGATCTGCCCCTGGGTCAGATAGAACAAGAAGATGAAATCCGGCCAAACCACCGGGCTTTCCTGACGCGGGCCATAGCCGCAAGCCGCAAGCCTTGCAACCCGTGCCCCGGCAACTCTCCCCCGCTGGCAACCCTCCTCCGCCAGCCATACCCCCCTATGACGGGGTATGGCTTGCCCTCAGCCCCGCCTGACCGGATAAGCGCATCCTATGAGCCTTCTGATCATCGACTCCCTCACCCTTCGCATGGGCGGCCGCGTCCTGTTCGATCATGCCAGCCTGACCGTAGAGGCCGGAAGGCGTATCGGGCTGGTCGGCCGGAATGGAGCAGGCAAATCCACCCTGCTGCGGACTATTGCCGGTGATCTGATGCCGGATGGCGGCAGCATCCGCCTGTCCTCCCGCGCCAGAATGGGCGTGGTGTCGCAGGAAGCGCCGGACGGTCCTGCCGGTCTGGTGGAGACCGTGCTGGCATCAGATACCGAGCGTACGAAATTGCTGGCGGAATCCGAAACCGCCCCGCCGGAGCGTCTGGCCGATATCCATGATCGTCTGCTGGCCATCGGCGCGGAGTCCGCCCCGGCCCGCGCCGCTGCCATTCTGGCCGGGCTGGGCTTCGATGCGGAGGCACAGTCTCGCCCTGTTTCCTCCTTTTCCGGCGGCTGGCGGATGCGCGTGGCGCTGGCCTCCGCGCTGTTTCTGCAACCCGACCTGCTGCTGCTGGACGAGCCGACCAACCATCTGGATCTGGAAGCGACACTGTGGCTGGAAAACTGGCTGCTGAAATTCTCCGGCGCGGCGCTGATCGTCTCCCATGATCGCGGGCTGCTGGACCGGGCGGTGCATGCCATCGCCCATCTCGATCGTGGTGGCCTCTCCCTGACCCCCGGCGGCTATAGCGAGTTCGTCCGCATCCGCACGGAGCAGATGGAGCAACAGGCCCGCGCCGCCGAAAGAATCGCCGCCCAACGCGCCCATATGCAGGCTTTCGTCGACCGGTTCCGCGCACAGGCCACCAAGGCAAGGCAGGCTCAATCCCGGCTCAAGGCGCTGGAAAAACTGCCGCAGATCGAAAGCGTGATCGAGGAAACGCCGATCCGCTTCGATTTTCCGGAGCCTGCCCGGCTTGCCCCTCCCATCCTGACGCTGGAGCGGGTCTGTGCCGGCTATGGCGATAAGCGCATTCTAAACAGTATCAATCTGCGCGTGGATATGGATGACCGCATTGCCTTGCTGGGGGCCAACGGCAATGGCAAATCCACCCTCGCCAAGCTGCTGGCCATGCGCCTGCCTCCCTTGGAAGGCGACGTCAAACACAGCGCCAAACTCCGCGTCGGTTATTTCGCCCAGCATCAGGCGGAAGAACTGGTCCTGTCCGACACGCCGGTCGATCACATGGCGCGCGCCCTGCCCCGCGCCCTGCCGCCTCAACTGCGGGCGCATCTGGCCCGATTCGGTCTGGATGCGGATCGCGCCGAAACACAGGTCGGCAAACTGTCAGGCGGCGAGAAGGCGCGCCTGCTGCTGGCTCTGGCCACCCGCGACGCGCCGCAAATGCTGATTCTGGACGAACCCACCAACCATCTGGATATCGATGCCCGTGACGCCCTGACCAGGGCATTGGCGGATTTTCAGGGCGCAGTGCTGCTGATCACCCATGATCCCGATCTGGTAGAGTTGATCGCCGACCGGCTCTGGCTGGTGGCAGACGGAACCGTCAGACAGTTCGACGGATCGATGGATGATTACCGCACCTATCTGGCCGAGCGCGCCCGTCCGGTGGTGAAGGCGGAGGCTTCCTCCCGCAAGGATGAGCGGCGTGAACGGGCCGAGGCCCGCGCCGCGAATGCACCACTGCGCAAAAAGGCCAGAGATGCAGAGGCGCTGATCGCGAAATTGACCACTGAGCGCACGAAAATAGAGGAAAAACTGGCTGATCCGGCGATCTATGCCGAGTCGCGCGTGGCGGAAGTCACCGCCGCCAATGCCCGTCTGGCCGCGATCGCCAAAGAAATCGACTCTGCCGAAGCCATCTGGCTGGACGCAGAGGAAGCACTGGCCGCCGCAGAAGGCTGAAACAAAAAGAAAAGGCGGCCTTCCTCCCGGAAAGCCGCCCCTTCAGACCCTGTTGACCACCGGGTGGATCAGACCTTTTCGACCTGCCCGTATTCCAGCTCCACCGGCGTCGAGCGACCGAAGATGGAGACGCTGACCTTCACGCGGCCCTTTTCCTCGTCCACTTCCTCCACCACGCCGTTGAAGCTGGTAAAGGGACCATCCGCCACGCGAATCTGCTCGCCGACCTCGAACAGCACGGCGGGACGGGGGCGTTCCACCCCTTCCTGAGCCTGCCGCAGGATACGGTCCGCCTCGGCCTCCGAAATCGGGGAGGGGCGGGTTCTGCTGCCGAGGAAGCCTGTGACGCGCGGTGTATCGCGCACCAGATGCCAGGTGTCGTCGGTCAGCTCCATCTTCACCAGCACATAGCCGGGGAAAAATTTGCGCTCGGCATTGACCTTCTGGCCACGGCGAAGTTCGACCACTTCCTCCGACGGCACCAGAATTTCGTCAAAATGATCGATCAGGCCGTTCTGAACGGCGGTTTCCCGGATCTGCTGGGCGATCTTCTTTTCAAAACCGGAATAGACGTGGACCACGTACCAACGCTTGGCCATCGGAAACCTCTCAACCCCCGCTCGCGAATGTCAGACTGATACCGAGTCCGGCAAGCTGATCGATCACGAAAAAAAACGCCGCCGCCAGGGTCGCCATTGCGAACACCAGACCGGTCGTCACCAGCGTCTCCTTACGGGAGGGCCAGGTAACCTTCGACACCTCGCTGCGCACATCGCGCAGGAATTTCGCCGGACTGGTCGCCACGCTTGGTTTGCTCCTCAGGAACGCCGCAGAATTACGGGTCAATACCATGCTGCTGCTGGCAGGGGTGGAGGGTCTCGAACCCCCAGCCTCCGGTTTTGGAGACCGGCGCTCTAGCCAATTGAGCTACACCCCTGCATCGCACGCAGGCACCGCATGTGGCGACCGGACAAGCCCGGCCACCCCGTGCGGGGCAGACGCGCTAGACACAATGACAGCGCCCTTATGTCAAGGGCCTAGTTGATAAAACAGCCGTCTTTATCCGCCGCAAAGCGCGTCATCCGCACGGATTTGCATCGAAACCGCGCCATCAGCGCAACCCGGCCATCCCGTGGTTTCAGGTCAGGCCCGTGGTTTCAGGTCAAGATTGTACAGGCACCCTCATCCGCACGGCTGACCAGACTTCGGAAATTGCCGAACAATTCTCTTCCAGTGCCGTATGCGCTGGTGGACAGATCATCCCGCACCGGCTCCCGCGCCATGAACGACACGGGGTCTTCCAGCACCTCCAACCGGCCATGCACGGCATCCAGCCGCAGGCGGTCACCATCGCGGATCAGGGCGATCGGTCCCTCCGCCGCCGCTTCAGGGGTGACATGGATCGCGGCGGGCACTTTGCCGGATGCGCCCGACAGCCGCCCATCGGTCACCAGCGCCACGCGATGACCACGATCCTGCAACACGCCCAAGGCAGGCATCAGCTTATGCAGTTCCGGCATACCATTGGCGCGCGGCCCCTGAAACCGCACCACCACGATGACATCACGATCCAGGGCCCCATTTTTGAACGCCTGCTGCATGGCTTCCTGCGTGTGGAACACCATGGCGGGTGCCTCAATCACGTAACGCTCCGGATGTACCGCCGAGGTCTTGATCACCGCTCGCCCCAACGGCCCTTCCAGCACGCGCAGGCCACCCGTCTGCGCGAACGGCTCCTCCACCCCGCGCAGCACGGCGGGATCGCCGCTGACCTGCGGGCCATCCTGCCATGTGACTGTGCCGGTCTCCGGATTCAGCCATGGCTCCGCCACGTAGTGCCGCAGGCCCCGACCCCAGACCGTCTCCACATCTTCATGCAGCAATCCGCCCCGCAACAGGGTGGAGATCAGGAACGCCATGCCGCCGGCCGCGTGGAAATGGTTCACATCGGCCTGTCCGTTCGGATAAACCCGGCACAATAACGGCACGATTTCAGCCAGATCGGACAAATCATCCCAGGTGAGGATAATGCCCGCCGCCCGCGCCATCGCCAGCAGATGAATCGTATGATTGGTAGAGCCGCCTGTTGCATGCAGCCCGACAATTCCGTTGACGAACACACGCTCATCCAGCATCCGCCCGAGCGGTGTCCAGTTGTCGCCATCGGCCGTCAGGGCCAGCGCCCGCGTGACCGCCTCCCGCGTCAGCCCGTCCCGCAGCTTCGTGCCGGGATTGACGAAGGAAGCACCGGGCAAATGCAGCCCCATGATCTCCATCAGCATCTGGTTGGTATTGGCCGTGCCATAAAAAGTGCAGGTGCCGGGACCGTGATACGATTCACTCTCCGAGACCAGCAGCGCATCACGCCCCACCTTGCCCTCGGCATAAAGCTGCCGCACACGGGCCTTTTCACTGTTGGGAAGCCCCGTGGTCATCGGACCTGCCGGAATGAACACCACCGGCAGATGACCAAAGGACAACGCCCCGATCAGCAGGCCCGGCACGATCTTGTCACACACCCCCAGACACACCGCCGCATCGAAGGTCTGGTGCGACAGCGCAATCGCCGTGGAAAGCGCGATCACGTCGCGAGAAAACAGGGATAGCTCCATCCCGTCCTCCCCCTGCGTCACACCATCACACATGGCCGGCACGCCTCCCGCCACCTGAGCTGTCGCTCCGGCAATCCGTGCAGCCTCACGGATCAGGTCGGGATAGGTCTCGTAAGGCTGATGCGCCGACAGCATGTCATTATACGCCGTCACGATACCGAGATTAGGTGCTTGCCCCTGCGTCATCACCTGCTTGTCGGTATGGGTGCAGGCCGCATAAGCATGAGCCAGATTGGCACAGCCCATTTTTTGGCGAGGCCGTTTCCGCGCCGCATCGGCAAGACGGTCCAGATAGGCCCGACGGGTCTCACGGCTCCGTTCGACAATGCGCTCAGTGATCTCCAGCAGACGCGGATGCGGGGTGCCAATTTGCATATTTTATGCTCCCTGCCCGCCCGGGTTTCTCAACGCACTGACACGGGCCGCGCTGCGTGACGCTTTCGCGGTGATCGCATCCCACGCCCCGGCCTCGATCTCGGCCGGCGTGGCCAGCCATGAGCCGCCGATGGCCACCACATTGGGCAGCGACAGCCATGCCTCGATCCCGTCCTCGGAAATGCCACCGGTGGGGCAGAAACGTGCCTCCGGGAATGGACCACCCAGCGCCTTGAGCGTCGCCATCCCGCCCGGCTCGGCAGGAAACAGCTTGGCAGCGCTGAAGCCGCGCTCGATACAGGCCATCAGCTCCGACGCGGTGCGGATACCGGGGACAAAGGGGAGGTCGGTCTCTGCCGCCGCATCCAGCAGAACCGGCGTCGCACCGGGGCTGAACGCAAAGCGCAATCCCAGTTTACGAGCCGTTTCCAGCTCGGCAGGGGTGGTGACGGTGCCGAGACCTACCACCGCCTCCGGCACTTCCTGCGCGATCACACGGGCGGCATCGAGGCCCGCTTTCGTTCGCAAGGTGACCTCCAGCATCCTGATCCCACCCGCCACCAGAGCACGGGCCAGCGGAACCGCATCCGCCACATTTCCAATCATCAGCACCGGAATAATCCCGGCTGTCTGCATCAGGGATGCAGGCGTTTCCTGTGTCATGTTTTCTTCCCCTCCAGAAATACCCATGCCAAAGTCCGGTTTCATGCGGCTGGCGGATCCTCTCCTCGACAGGCCATGCAAGGATCATGCTGCCCCCGCACGCATCCCCCATTTGCATCTCCTGGCACCTTCGCCCGATCCTGCTGGAATCATCCCACGCCGACCCGCATCAGCCTGCCCCCCTCCTGCCGCAACCAGGCCGTCGCCTGCGCACGATAGGGGGTCAGTTGTACACAAAGCGCCCAGAAATCAGCGCTGTGATTCATATGTTTCAGATGGGCGGTCTCATGGCCCGCCACATAATCCTGAACATAGGGCGGTGCCATGATCAGCCGCCAGCTATAAGCGATGCTGCCATCCGGCGCACAACTGCCCCAGCGCGACACTGTATCCTTGATGGAAACGCGACGCGGCTTCAACCCGGCAGCAGCCGCCTTGGCCAACGTCAAAGTCGAGAAACGCTTCTGTGCCTCCCGCCGCAGCCAATCCTGCACACGGCGCTTCAGAAACGCGGGATCACCGCTGACATGCAGCGTTTCGCCCTCCAGCCGCACCACGCCACGCGCCTGCCCGTCATGGCAGATGACCACCTCCCTGCCATTGAACGGTATTGTCGCGCCGTTCTGAAATAAAAGAGGCGGCGGCAGCATCGCCAGTTTTTCTTCCACCCACTCCGCATGGCGATAGAGCAGTTCCAGACCGGCCTTACGGCCGACACGGCCCGGCAAGGTCAGCACCGCATGGCCGCGCCGTGCATCAATACGCAGACTGATCCGCCGCGCCCGTACATTGCGGCGCCATAAGACAGGCACAGGCAAGCCGCCCGGCAGAGTTTCCGTCACGATAATGGCCGCAGAGGAAGCATCCAACCGCTCCGGTGCCGCCACCGGGCCAGCCGGTTTCGTCCGAAACAGCGGCAGCCTCATGACTCATCGGCCGTCTTGCCTGCCGGCTCCTGCCGGGGGCGGCGTGGACGGGGAAAACGACCGGGCCAGGAGACGATGTAATCCTCCAGCGGCCCGGCCTCCCGCTCATCAATCGCGCGGCCACGTACTGAAATGCCCGCCTGATGCACCGTCTCCGGATCGCCGGAGACCAGAGGATGCCACCAGGGCAGATCCTTGCCGTTGAGCACAATCCGATAGGCACAGCTCGGCGGCAGCCAGTCGATCTCCGCGACCAGAGCGGGGGTCAGGCTGATGCAGTCCGGCACCTTGCGAAATCGGGTGGCATAGCTGGTGCAACGGCAGCTTTGTGTATCCAGCAGACGGCAGGATACATTGGTGAAAGCCAGTTCCTCCGTCTCCTCATCCCTCAGCTTATGCAGGCAGCAGCGCCCGCAACCATCACACAAGCTTTCCCATTCCTCACGGGTCAGCTCGGTCAGGTGTTTGGTTTTCCAGAAAGGAAGGGCCTCAGTCATAAAACCAGTGATAAAGCCTTCCAGCCCGCACCGGTAGCCAAAAGAAGCTGATCTCCGCTATCTGTCCCCATGCATCCTCCCGGGCATGCCTTATTTTATCAGCGCGGCGGGGGCAGGGTCTGCTGCTGAACCGGTGCCAGTCTGGTAGGGCCGCCCGTTACCGGGGCAGGCGCATAGGCTGGCTCCTGCGTCTGGGTCGGCTGCCCGGCCGCAACAGGCGCGGCGGCTGCCTGACCTGGCGTGCCATAGCGCGCAAGGATGGTGCGCAGCGGGTCGGCGCCGGGATTATTGACCTGCATCTGGATCACAATCTGCCGGGCGGCCAGAGCCTGTCCGTAATAGGCGCGGTTGGCATCCGTATCGGTGGTCAGGAAAGTCCCGTTCAGCGCGACGCTTCCGAACAGACCACGGGATTTGGAGAACCCGATAATATCCGCCCGCAATGCGGCAGTCACATCACCCTCTACCCCCGCTCCGAACGTCGCCACGGACAGGGAGGCATCGCCGCCGAACTTGAACTGCTTGTCCATGATCGCGCTCAAGGCCTTGTCATTCATGATCATGAGCATGATCTGGCTGTCCTGAATCCCGATCTGAAGCCCGAAGCTGACGCTGGACATCGAAAAGAAAGCCGGGGCAGACCATGATCCGGCCCCATCACGCGCCGACAGGACGCAGCTTGCGCCGGCCCCGCCGAAAATAAAGGCCGCCCGGAAGGATTGCGGGCAGATCATCACCGCCCGCGCCCGTTTCAGTGTGTTGATGCGATCACTGGAATGAGCCGGCCCCAGCATGTCCTGCACCGTCAGCGTTGCACGGTCGACAATCGCCTGCTGCTCGGACTGCGCGTGCGCTTCAGCGGACAAACCAAGGGAAGCCATACCCAGAAACACCGCAAGCACATAGCGTAACATCAAGCAATCTCCGCATCTTAAGAGACGAAATTGCAGCAGTTTCGCATCTTTTTGGCAAGGTTGGGCCGAATCTCCACCCACCTTCCTGCCTTTTTCAACCAGCGCCGTCATGGGAATGGTAAAACCACACATGGCCGAAAGGGACAGAGGTTCGTTTAAAATATGATGGTATCGTGTGCAGTAATAATTCCAAGAGCGAGAAATCTGTTTTAATCTGGCTGCAATGAACCTTTTATTCTCCGTCGGGCGGCACGTTGTTGCCGATGCAGGCAACCATGCCAGACAGTATCCCCATGCCTGATCCGCAGCGGTCCTTTCTGCGACGTGCGCACGCCGCCATGCGGGACGACTGGTCCGGCAGCACCGGTTCTGCGCCCGCTGTTCCGACCCTGCCCGGACTGCCGAAATTCCATCAGGCCAGCCTGCTGGTAGTCGGCGATGTCATGATGGATGAATACATCAGTGGACCGATGCGGGATGGCTTGCAGGAACCGTCCCTGCGCGTACTGCGCGCTGATGAGGAAATGGCCGTTCCGGGAGGAGCCGGCACTGTGCTGCGCTGCCTGACCGCGCTTGGGGCCGCTGTCGCCTTTGTGTCGCTGGTCGGTGATGACCAGACCGGCTCCGACCTCACCGGGCTGGTCGGCAGCCAACCCGGTGTAGAGCCCTGGCTGCTGGTTGAGGGCGGCCGTATCACAACCCGCAAAACCCGCTATATGGCGGATGGTCAGCAAATTCTGCGCGTTGATCGTGAAATCCGCGAGGATATTCAGGATCGGCTGAGTGACAGGCTTCTACGGATTGCCCGCGATGCCATGGCCGCAACCTCGATTACCGTACTGGCCGATTACGGGAACGGCCTGCTGTCCGGTCCGGTGATTTCCGGTATTTCGCTGGCTGCCCGCGCGGCAGGCCGTCCGCTGGTGGTCGCCCCCAGCCTTGGCCGCTCTGTGCTGTTTGCCGGGGCTGATATTATCGTCCCCGGCAGACGCGAATTATCTCATGCCACCGGGCTGGCCTGCGAAACGCCCGAGCAGGTCGAAATTGCCGCAGCCGAATTGCGGGCACGGTTCGGGCATCGTGCCGTTATGGCCCTGCGACAGGATGGCGGCCTGACTTTGGCAGATGAATCCGGAACCCGGACCCTTGACACCATTGCGGGGGAAAAAGCCCGCCTGTCTGGCGTGACAGAAGCCGTCGTGGCAACCGTCAGTGCGGCGCTGGCCGCTGGCTGCGCCATCGAACGCGCAGCGGAACTTGGCAATATCGCCGCCGGTCTGACTGCCACACGCCTCCGTCCCACCACCGTGCCGCAACCTGCCGAGCTGGCCGCTGCCATAGCCTGACGCGGAACCCCGCTATTCCACCAGATGGGCCGCCATGAGAGAGGAGCGCAAATCAGGGTCCAGTGCGGCTGCCAGTCTGCCAGCAGCCAGACGCGCATAGGTCAATGTCAGACTGCGGCGCCGGGCCGGCGCCATGGCCCTGCCTTCCTGTGCAGGGCGGATGATTTCCGCACCATGGCTGTCAGCCACGATGATCCCGACATCGTCCGGCAGCAAAGAAAGCGGAAAATCGAGATCGACCGCAAAAAACAGGGCATCCGCATAAGCGTGATACTCTCGCCACTTGCGATCCGTCATGAAATCGCGGCTGCCGGACTTGATTTCAATACAGACAAAGCTGCCGTCACCGCGCAGGGCCAGAATATCGGCCCGACGGCCATTGGGTAGCGGAACCTCATGCAGGGCGGCCCAACCAAGCATAGCGCAAAGCCGTCCCAACTGACGACGAATATGCGCGGCCCGTAAAGGAAAGCTTAACTCCACCCTGCCAAAATATCCCCCTTCCCTGATGGAGAGAAGAGGGTTTTTCTTTTGTTCCTCACCCCGAAGGACCGCCCGCTTTACCCGATGCGGCTGATCAGAGCCTGTGTCAGTTCCCTGGTTTTGGCGGTTCCCCCCAGATCAGGGGTACGGATGCCATCCTCCAGGGTCGTGATACGGATGGCATTACGCAACCTGGTTGCCAGATCAGTCTTGCCGACATGGTCCAGCATCATAGCCGCCGCCAGCATCAGCGCCAGCGGATTGGCGATTCCTTTACCGGCGATGTCGGGGGCCGAGCCATGGACCGCTTCGAAAATCGCTGCCTGCTTGCCGATATTTCCGCCCGGGGCAAGACCAAGCCCACCGATCAGCCCGGCAATCAGATCAGACAGAATATCGCCGAACAGATTGGTTGTGACGATGACATCGAAGCGACCGGGATCGAGTACCAACTGCATCGCGCAGGCATCGACGATTCTTTCCTCGAAAGCGATACGGCCCTCATATTCCTTGGCGATTTCCTTGCCTGCCTCCAGAAAGATACCGGTCAGCGCCTTCAGGATATTCGCCTTGTGGACCAGCGTGACCTTCTTGCGGCCATTCTGCATCGCGTATTCAAAGGCGTAGCGAATAATCCGGTGACAGCCCGTGCGGGTGTTGAAGCCCGCACACATCGCTACGGCATGGGGGTCGTCACCAATCGGCATATAATGCTCGAACGCGGCATAGAAACCATCGAGATTCTCGCGGATCAGGGTGATATCGACATTCTCGAACCGTCCACCCGGGATCAGGGTCAGCGCAGGGCGAACATTGGCGAACAGTTCGAATTCCTTGCGGAGCTGCACGTTGACCGAGCGGTATCCACCGCCCGTGGGAGTCGTCAGCGGACCTTTAAGCGCCAGCTTGTTATGATGAATACTCTGGATCGTTTCACGGGGCAGCGGATCACCCACCCGGGCGATAGCCGCCATACCGGCATATTGAGAGTCCCATTCAAACGGAGAACCGAGAGCGTCCAGCACGCTGACGACAGACTCGACAATCTCGGGACCAATGCCATCGCCCGGAATGAGGGTGGCCGGGATTTTGGTAGTCTGGCTCATTCGCCTGCTCTCCTGCACGTCCGTGACGGGCGATTGTACCAGAAGGCATGCAAAGGGGAATGACCGGGAGGTAATCTAGGCCGTCTCTTCCTCCAACACGCTCAAATCCTGCGTGTGCTCCGGCCCTTTCAAGGCGAAGATTGCGGAAAACAGGGTCGATGCCGCAATATTCAAAATCAACGCATAGACCGCCGCATAGCCCGGAATCGTCCAGCTACCCAGATGTAATCCGTATGTGGCGCCCTTGAAGCCGGTTTCCGCCACCATCCATGTGCCTGATACGATTCCCACAGCCCATCCGGCCAGCAAAGGCCAGGAACGGAAGAAACGACTGTAAAGCCCCAGAAAGATCGGGGGTGCCGTCTGAATGATCCAGACCCCACCCAGCAGTTGCAACTGGATCGCGTAATCTTTCGGCATGAAAATGATGAACACCAGCGCACCAAGCTTCACCAGCATGGAAACGAATTTCGCGATCCCTGCTTCCTCGGCATCGGTGCAATTGGGACGCAGGAACTCCCGCCAGACATTGCGGGTGAAAATGGCCGCCGTCGCGATAGACATGATCGCTGCCGGCACCAATGCCCCGATGGCAATGGCCGCAAACGCCACGCCGACAAACCAGGAGGGAAAGGATGCCTTGAACAGCTCCGGCACCGAAAGCTGGGGTGAAACAGTCAGTCCGACAGCAATCGCCATGAAACCGAGCAAAGCCAACAGTGCCAGCGTAAAGGAATAGGCCGGCAGGATTGCCGCATTGCGCCGGATAGCATCCGGACTGCTGGCACTGAGCACCCCGGTCA
It encodes:
- a CDS encoding YcgN family cysteine cluster protein codes for the protein MTEALPFWKTKHLTELTREEWESLCDGCGRCCLHKLRDEETEELAFTNVSCRLLDTQSCRCTSYATRFRKVPDCISLTPALVAEIDWLPPSCAYRIVLNGKDLPWWHPLVSGDPETVHQAGISVRGRAIDEREAGPLEDYIVSWPGRFPRPRRPRQEPAGKTADES
- a CDS encoding lipid-binding SYLF domain-containing protein gives rise to the protein MLRYVLAVFLGMASLGLSAEAHAQSEQQAIVDRATLTVQDMLGPAHSSDRINTLKRARAVMICPQSFRAAFIFGGAGASCVLSARDGAGSWSAPAFFSMSSVSFGLQIGIQDSQIMLMIMNDKALSAIMDKQFKFGGDASLSVATFGAGVEGDVTAALRADIIGFSKSRGLFGSVALNGTFLTTDTDANRAYYGQALAARQIVIQMQVNNPGADPLRTILARYGTPGQAAAAPVAAGQPTQTQEPAYAPAPVTGGPTRLAPVQQQTLPPPR
- a CDS encoding bifunctional heptose 7-phosphate kinase/heptose 1-phosphate adenyltransferase; protein product: MPDSIPMPDPQRSFLRRAHAAMRDDWSGSTGSAPAVPTLPGLPKFHQASLLVVGDVMMDEYISGPMRDGLQEPSLRVLRADEEMAVPGGAGTVLRCLTALGAAVAFVSLVGDDQTGSDLTGLVGSQPGVEPWLLVEGGRITTRKTRYMADGQQILRVDREIREDIQDRLSDRLLRIARDAMAATSITVLADYGNGLLSGPVISGISLAARAAGRPLVVAPSLGRSVLFAGADIIVPGRRELSHATGLACETPEQVEIAAAELRARFGHRAVMALRQDGGLTLADESGTRTLDTIAGEKARLSGVTEAVVATVSAALAAGCAIERAAELGNIAAGLTATRLRPTTVPQPAELAAAIA
- a CDS encoding MmcB family DNA repair protein, with protein sequence MELSFPLRAAHIRRQLGRLCAMLGWAALHEVPLPNGRRADILALRGDGSFVCIEIKSGSRDFMTDRKWREYHAYADALFFAVDLDFPLSLLPDDVGIIVADSHGAEIIRPAQEGRAMAPARRRSLTLTYARLAAGRLAAALDPDLRSSLMAAHLVE
- a CDS encoding isocitrate/isopropylmalate dehydrogenase family protein codes for the protein MSQTTKIPATLIPGDGIGPEIVESVVSVLDALGSPFEWDSQYAGMAAIARVGDPLPRETIQSIHHNKLALKGPLTTPTGGGYRSVNVQLRKEFELFANVRPALTLIPGGRFENVDITLIRENLDGFYAAFEHYMPIGDDPHAVAMCAGFNTRTGCHRIIRYAFEYAMQNGRKKVTLVHKANILKALTGIFLEAGKEIAKEYEGRIAFEERIVDACAMQLVLDPGRFDVIVTTNLFGDILSDLIAGLIGGLGLAPGGNIGKQAAIFEAVHGSAPDIAGKGIANPLALMLAAAMMLDHVGKTDLATRLRNAIRITTLEDGIRTPDLGGTAKTRELTQALISRIG